A window of Komagataella phaffii GS115 chromosome 1, complete sequence contains these coding sequences:
- a CDS encoding Protein that inhibits ATP hydrolysis by the F1F0-ATP synthase gives MFQRTTATLVRQNKAIARFYSEGSTGAPRSDGSGDAFTKREKAQEDFYIKKHQAEQLAKLREQLKNQKEHLQNLEKEINNIKEK, from the coding sequence ATGTTTCAACGTACTACCGCCACTTTAGTCAGACAAAACAAGGCCATTGCCAGATTCTATTCTGAGGGATCTACAGGAGCTCCTCGTTCTGACGGATCCGGCGACGCTTTCACCAAGCGTGAGAAGGCTCAAGAGGACTTCTACATTAAGAAGCACCAAGCCGAGCAATTAGCCAAGCTGAGAGAGCAACTTAAGAATCAGAAGGAACATCTGCAGAACttggagaaagagatcaacaacatcaaagagaaataa
- a CDS encoding Homocitrate synthase isozyme, catalyzes the condensation of acetyl-CoA and alpha-ketoglutarate — translation MTPEPEGYKKVSEENPKHIQANPYGPNPSDYLSNVSNFQLIESTLREGEQFANSFFTTEKKLEIAKALDDFGVDYIELTSPVASEQSRADCEAICKLGLKAKILTHIRCHMDDAKVAVETGVDGVDVVIGTSQFLRQYSHGKDMSYITNQAIEVIEFVKSKGIEIRFSSEDSFRSDLVDLLNIYRTVDKIGVNRVGIADTVGCANPRQVYELVRTLKTVVHCDIECHFHNDTGCSIANAYTALEGGARLIDVSVLGIGERNGITPLGGLMARMIAADREYVLSKYKLHKLRDLETLVADAVQVNIPFNNPITGFCAFTHKAGIHAKAILANPSTYEILKPSDFGLTRYIHFANRLTGWNAIKSRVDQLNLHLTDTQCKEVTAKIKRLGDIRPLNIDDVDSIIKDFHADVTTPALRPAEGGDVEEAHLDAIKKRKL, via the exons ATGACTCCAGAACCAG AAGGCTATAAAAAAGTTAGTGAGGAGAACCCTAAGCACATTCAGGCTAACCCATACGGGCCTAACCCTTCTGATTACTTAAGTAATGTCTCCAACTTCCAGTTGATTGAGTCTACCTTAAGAGAAGGTGAGCAATTCGCCAACTCATTTTTTACCACTGAGAAAAAGCTCGAGATTGCCAAGGCCTTAGATGATTTTGGAGTCGACTATATTGAACTGACATCCCCTGTAGCATCTGAGCAGTCTAGAGCTGACTGTGAGGCCATTTGTAAATTGGGCTTGAAGGCCAAGATCTTGACTCATATTAGATGTCACATGGATGACGCCAAAGTTGCAGTTGAAACTGGTGTGGATGGTGTTGACGTTGTCATTGGTACTtctcagtttttgagaCAATACAGTCATGGTAAAGACATGTCGTACATTACCAACCAGGCAATTGAGGTTATTGAGTTTGTCAAGTCTAAGGGAATAGAAATTAGATTTTCCTCTGAGGACTCCTTCAGAAGTGATCTGGTTGATCTGTTGAACATTTACAGAACCGTTGACAAGATCGGTGTTAACAGAGTCGGTATTGCCGACACTGTTGGCTGTGCTAACCCAAGACAAGTTTACGAATTGGTGCGTACTTTGAAAACTGTTGTACATTGTGATATTGAATGTCATTTTCACAATGATACTGGTTGCTCCATCGCCAATGCCTATACCGCTTTGGAGGGTGGTGCTCGTTTAATTGATGTCTCTGTTTTGGGTATCGGTGAAAGAAATGGTATCACCCCTCTTGGTGGTTTGATGGCCAGAATGATTGCTGCTGACAGAGAGTATGTGTTGTCCAAGTACAAATTACACAAGCTAAGAGACTTGGAAACCTTGGTTGCTGACGCCGTTCAAGTGAATATTCCTTTCAACAACCCTATTACTGGTTTCTGTGCCTTCACTCACAAAGCTGGTATTCATGCGAAGGCTATTTTAGCCAACCCATCTACGTACgagattttgaaaccatCTGACTTCGGTTTGACTAGGTATATTCATTTTGCCAACAGATTAACTGGCTGGAATGCTATCAAATCTCGTGTCGACCAGTTGAACTTGCATTTGACTGACACTCAATGCAAGGAAGTTACCGCTAAGATTAAGAGACTGGGAGATATTCGACCTTTAAACATTGATGACGTTGATTCCATTATCAAGGACTTTCATGCCGATGTAACAACCCCAGCCCTCAGACCAGCAGAAGGTGGTGATGTTGAAGAGGCCCACTTGGATGCCATTAAAAAGAGAAAACTCTAA
- a CDS encoding Fructose 1,6-bisphosphate aldolase, required for glycolysis and gluconeogenesis, giving the protein MSTFDFLSRKSGVIVGDDVRKLFEYARERKFAIPSINVTSSSTAVAVLEAARDNKSPGKGVNNKDLSASVTGSIAAALLIRTIAPSYGIPVILHTDHCQKKWLPWFDGMLDADEEYFKTHGEPLFSSHMLDLSEETDDENIAICVKYFKRMTKMNQWLEMEIGITGGEEDGVNNENADKDSLYTSPETVFAVHKALAPISPNFAIAAAFGNVHGVYKPGNVELRPSILGEHQAYAAQQLGLKNGSKPLFLVFHGGSGSSQQEFNTAINHGVVKVNLDTDCQYAYTIGSRDYILKNKDYLQSMVGNPQGADKPNKKYFDPRVWIRESEKTMSGRVKEALEVFHAAGTFKSESKL; this is encoded by the exons ATGTCTACATTTGATTTCCTTTCCAGAAAAAGCGGTGTCATCGTTGGAGATGACGTTAGAAAGCTATTCGAATATGCAAGAGAAAGGAAATTTGCCATTCCTTCCATCAATGTAACGTCCTCTTCTACAGCGGTTGCTGTATTGGAGGCTGCTAGAGACAACAAATCACCA GGAAAAGGCGTCAATAATAAAGACCTTAGCGCTTCAGTGACTGGATCTATTGCTGCTGCTCTATTGATCAGAACTATTGCACCTTCTTATGGCATACCTGTCATTCTGCACACTGACCACTGTCAAAAAAAATGGCTCCCTTGGTTTGACGGAATGTTAGATGCAGATGAAGAATATTTCAAGACCCATGGAGAGCCTTTGTTCTCCTCCCACATGTTAGACCTGTCGGAGGAAACAGACGATGAAAACATTGCTATTTGTgtgaaatatttcaagagaatgacAAAAATGAACCAGTGGTTAGAAATGGAGATTGGGATAACTGGTGGGGAGGAAGATGGAGTGAATAACGAAAATGCTGATAAAGACTCACTCTATACCAGTCCCGAAACTGTTTTTGCAGTTCATAAAGCACTGGCTCCTatttctccaaacttcGCCATTGCTGCAGCCTTTGGCAATGTTCATGGGGTCTACAAACCTGGCAATGTGGAGTTGAGACCATCAATTTTGGGTGAACATCAAGCTTACGCAGCTCAACAGTTAGGCCTTAAAAATGGATCAAAACCACTTTTCCTAGTTTTCCATGGCGGTTCGGGATCTTCTCAACAAGAGTTCAACACTGCTATTAACCATGGAGTTGTTAAGGTTAATTTAGACACTGATTGTCAATATGCATACACCATTGGTTCAAGAGACTATATCCTGAAAAACAAAGACTATCTTCAATCCATGGTTGGAAATCCGCAGGGAGCTGATAAACCCAACAAGAAATACTTTGATCCAAGAGTGTGGATTAGAGAGAGTGAGAAAACCATGAGTGGCCGTGTTAAAGAGGCTCTGGAGGTGTTCCATGCTGCTGGTACCTTCAAGTCTGAGTCAAAACTGTGA
- a CDS encoding Component of the GARP (Golgi-associated retrograde protein) complex, translated as MDTSIDRRDESFSESPSLNDDLLPSSSAVNTPTHRRLLSSSTLSSFRPSFDDSSISLGINRLSSQSISPLGQNSIYELVQGAERSKRHLRTISVNGGTTTVHLKGPSINDIPAVKLPKITKANPNSYKPYLESLKDYFNEYESNNQLTEKTLETYLKQVDEEDQLANDIHQSAADASLQDIPSVYFQEDFRLDNPRVFETVVEGSHISLQDGSSKSLANNNLLQEKLSWYLDTVEVHLINEISKSSGSFFTALDDLNKITTGSKVTAKGLLALQERVDLLDEQQAKKAINILQKIQKRINTEILEQSLLQVQTILQQADLAEATYLNGNYEKALDQIDSIRCLIKGDTSKSLLAQSVVSKWPYPLQNLTELPALSSLKHLLKNLESEIGRTYCKMFVDFLIEDLRNHYDHVSKHDTLYRLSSNLQRDNRRFTYIKLDKEINNSFQDVNALFKEKLSHFMKELSRCGELTNAFGRYEQQLLVEVKSIVRSFLPEEDSRTSSHASQTNSTQSNARNSLSDNLRLMTPREFEDMLIEIYCRVSEALRRLTIHQKALLDMSLDFVTESDFANTSQTDIIMTLDITKSILTTIDVVQTRVSKVIGVRREQTAQISLDYFLRFYSVNGLFLYECEMINGGNTNTTALQDAIGVQTKLFNTAFHSSTLKLISESIEKEPWKSGYLPNEFQTLLNQVIQSANEDPEKWINSLKFQYENNVQSDPEDIQGEERKTLSIDQDSFIVPTVVFTILRCVKNYEMLKLVFPQHTLLYYSNVCEFLRLMNVKIQQSVLKAGATRTAGLKHITSKHLVICSQLLRFIVHLIPHVKNCFLRSVKQEDKLQVAEELDKIKDLFFDHENEIFAKLVSIMTDRFGTHSAEIKRIDWSQNVQSGQCHRYMEILVKETLTICNVLQTYLPENQYTSILSGIFDNYKRLLLAEYTQVHFKDSIEKAIMMRDVDYFRAKLGDVVGYNDSGQVIWEKINSMPTDEDERMAIVMNGNIAQERKSVEVARSSLESYRAATPGKWFGRGKEEKIESKKPKDSKINPKEREIVEVEQDSKEQKKEETKELPKGETKEEAIEKPKAEKDEEVIEKQKEEKEEETRENSKEKKVNDSSPQMVAVEYSTGSETEKVTETKAHDTSSTIQEEEDEKVEKKTQENGEESEPQRNNSQNTQVPTADDQIQDRVDMETETIQENGDDTSSVDEDHNQKTDILDENGSGTSNIDSEVPEPPSLQSRPLDSEFQELNKNGKLEKLGSKQTGLIQETNTAPEEGKTVLPELDDEKDISDIQDTSEQADKQTFLETSEKAPQETSDANDQRSSVELTKEVEIAQDQTVASSETEGIKQNSSPKKKTKPKSRKKKGRR; from the coding sequence ATGGACACGTCAATTGATCGGAGAGACGAATCATTCAGCGAGTCTCCGTCTCTTAATGACGATCTGTTGCCGTCGTCATCGGCTGTGAACACTCCCACCCACAGGAGATTACTTTCCAGCTCGACTCTATCGTCGTTTCGTCCCAGTTTTGACGATAGCTCCATCTCATTAGGCATCAACAGATTAAGTTCCCAATCGATAAGCCCACTGGGCCAGAACTCAATTTACGAGCTGGTTCAAGGTGctgaaagatcaaagagaCATCTCCGCACTATATCGGTGAATGGTGGAACCACCACTGTTCATTTGAAGGGACCATCAATTAACGATATCCCCGCTGTCAAGCTGCCTAAAATAACTAAGGCCAACCCAAATTCTTATAAACCATACTTAGAGTCCCTCAAAGACTATTTCAATGAATACGAATCAAACAATCAATTAACTGAGAAGACTCTTGAAACATATCTGAAGCAAGTTGATGAGGAGGATCAACTTGCCAATGATATCCATCAAAGTGCTGCTGATGCTTCATTACAGGACATTCCGAGTGTCtactttcaagaagattttcGCCTAGATAACCcaagagtttttgaaaccGTGGTTGAAGGATCCCATATCTCTCTTCAAGATGGCTCATCCAAATCATTAGCAAACAACAACCTTCTCCAAGAGAAATTATCTTGGTATTTAGATACAGTGGAGGTACACCTGATaaatgaaatttccaaGTCATCTGGTTCATTTTTTACGGCTTTAGATGACCTTAACAAAATTACTACAGGTAGTAAAGTTACGGCCAAAGGTTTACTTGCCCTACAGGAAAGGGTGGACCTTCTTGATGAACAACAGGCTAAAAAAGCAATTAACATTCTTCAGAAAATACAAAAGAGGATAAACACTGAGATATTGGAACAATCCCTACTTCAAGTGCAGACAATTTTACAGCAAGCTGATTTGGCCGAAGCAACATATTTGAATGGAAATTATGAGAAGGCTCTTGACCAGATTGATTCTATTCGCTGTCTTATAAAAGGTGACACGTCCAAATCTTTACTAGCTCAATCAGTTGTGTCCAAATGGCCTTACCCGTTGCAGAATCTCACTGAACTCCCAGCCTTATCTAGTCTCAAACATTTGCTAAAGAACCTGGAATCTGAAATCGGTAGGACTTATTGCAAAATGTTTGTAGACTTTTTGATCGAAGATCTGAGAAATCATTATGATCACGTTTCGAAACATGATACTTTGTACCGACTATcatcaaatcttcaacgGGATAACAGAAGATTCACTTACATAAAATTagacaaagaaatcaaCAATTCATTCCAAGATGTTAATGCCCTTTTCAAGGAGAAACTATCTCATTTTATGAAAGAACTCTCAAGATGCGGAGAGTTGACTAATGCTTTTGGCCGTTATGAACAACAGCTACTGGTGGAGGTCAAGAGTATAGTAAGATCATTTTTGCCAGAAGAAGATTCCCGAACCTCGTCGCACGCTTCTCAAACCAATAGTACACAAAGTAATGCTCGTAATAGTTTGAGTGATAACCTGAGATTGATGACTCCCAGAGAGTTTGAGGATATGCTCATTGAAATTTATTGCAGGGTATCAGAGGCGTTGAGAAGATTAACAATTCACCAGAAAGCATTATTGGACATGTCCTTAGATTTTGTTACGGAATCTGATTTTGCTAATACCTCACAAACGGATATTATAATGACGCTTGATATTACCAAATCTATTCTAACAACAATTGATGTTGTGCAAACCAGGGTTTCTAAAGTTATTGGAGTTCGACGAGAACAAACAGCTCAAATCTCCTTGGATTATTTTCTACGCTTCTACTCAGTCAATGGTCTCTTTCTTTATGAATGTGAAATGATTAATGGCGGAAATACAAACACAACAGCACTACAAGATGCAATTGGAGTTCAGaccaaacttttcaatacTGCTTTCCATTCTTCGACTCTTAAGTTAATATCTGAATCTATTGAAAAGGAACCGTGGAAAAGTGGCTATCTTCCCAACGAATTTCAGACTCTTTTAAACCAAGTCATTCAATCTGCCAATGAAGATCCTGAAAAATGGATTAATTCACTTAAGTTTCAATATGAGAATAACGTGCAAAGTGATCCTGAAGATATCCAAGGCgaggaaagaaaaactttATCCATTGATCAAGATTCTTTCATTGTACCAACAGTGGTCTTTACTATACTAAGATGTGTTAAAAATTATGAAATGCTGAAACTTGTATTTCCTCAACATACTTTGTTGTATTACTCCAATGTATGCGAGTTTCTGCGATTGATGAACGTCAAAATTCAGCAATCTGTACTTAAAGCAGGCGCCACACGAACAGCAGGCCTCAAACACATTACTTCTAAGCATTTAGTTATTTGTTCGCAATTGTTGAGGTTCATTGTTCATTTAATCCCTCACGTCAAAAACTGTTTCTTAAGATCTGTTAAGCAAGAAGACAAACTTCAAGTTGCCGAAGAATTAGATAAGATCAAGgaccttttctttgatcatGAGAATGAGATATTTGCCAAACTGGTTTCAATCATGACTGATAGATTTGGCACTCACTCTGCTGAGATTAAACGAATTGATTGGTCTCAAAATGTTCAGTCGGGTCAATGCCATAGATATATGGAAATTCTTGTGAAGGAAACCCTTACGATTTGTaatgttcttcaaacttaTCTTCCTGAAAATCAATATACCTCAATACTGAGTGGAATATTCGACAACTACAAGCGACTATTACTTGCCGAGTATACTCAAGTTCATTTCAAGGATTCTATTGAGAAGGCAATCATGATGAGAGATGTAGATTATTTTAGAGCCAAGCTTGGTGATGTGGTTGGTTACAATGACTCAGGACAGGTGATCTGGGAGAAGATTAATTCAATGCCAacagatgaagacgaaagGATGGCAATAGTTATGAATGGAAATATCGCAcaggaaagaaaatctgTCGAGGTAGCTAGAAGCTCATTAGAGTCGTATAGGGCTGCCACCCCTGGTAAATGgtttggaagaggaaaagaagaaaagattgaaagtAAAAAGCCAAAAGATTCGAAAATTAACCCTAAAGAGAGGGAGATAGTAGAGGTTGAACAAGATTCGAAAGAGcagaagaaggaagaaaccaaagaaCTGCCAAAGGGAGAGACGAAGGAGGAAGCCATAGAAAAGCCAAAGGCagagaaagatgaagaggtTATCGAAAAGCAaaaggaggagaaggaagaagagacCAGAGAAAACtcaaaggagaagaaagtgaaTGACTCCAGTCCCCAAATGGTTGCTGTAGAGTATTCCACAGGTTCAGAGACTGAAAAAGTGACAGAAACAAAAGCGCATGATACTTCCAGTACTATCCAGGAGGAAGAGGACGAGAAggttgaaaagaaaacgCAAGAGAATGGAGAAGAGAGCGAGCCACAGAGAAATAATTCTCAGAATACCCAGGTACCTACAGCTGACGATCAAATCCAGGATAGAGTAGATATGGAAACTGAAACAATACAAGAAAACGGCGACGATACAAGCTCggttgatgaagatcaTAACCAAAAGACAGATATTCTTGATGAGAATGGGTCCGGGACCTCCAATATAGACAGTGAAGTTCCAGAACCACCTTCTCTTCAATCCAGGCCACTTGATTCAGAGTTTCAGGAACTCAATAAAAATGGAAAGTTAGAAAAACTAGGGTCTAAACAGACTGGTTTGATTCAAGAAACGAATACTGCTCCAGAAGAAGGTAAAACAGTACTGCCAGAActggatgatgaaaaagatataTCTGACATCCAAGATACCAGTGAACAAGCTGACAAGCAAACTTTCCTGGAAACTTCTGAAAAAGCTCCCCAGGAAACTTCCGATGCTAACGATCAACGTTCGTCTGTTGAGTTGACTAAAGAAGTTGAGATTGCTCAGGATCAAACTGTTGCAAGTTCAGAAACAGAAGGAATAAAACAGAATAGTTCCCccaagaagaaaacgaAACCAAAGagcagaaagaaaaaaggtAGGAGATGA